Proteins from a single region of Pseudomonas quebecensis:
- the coq7 gene encoding 2-polyprenyl-3-methyl-6-methoxy-1,4-benzoquinone monooxygenase, which translates to MTTQRHYSPIDRLLLQADTAMRTLLPFSGQPYRPSPALLQPDVQMNETDTRHVAGLMRINHTGEVCAQALYQGQALTAKLPHVRAAMEHAAEEEIDHLAWCEQRIRQLGSHPSVLNPLFYGLSFGIGAVAGLVSDKVSLGFVAATEHQVCKHLDEHLEQLPSEDDKSRAILEQMRIDEEHHAESALDAGGFRFPAPVRLGMSLLAKVMTKSTYRI; encoded by the coding sequence ATGACAACCCAACGTCACTACTCGCCGATTGACCGTCTGCTGCTGCAAGCCGATACGGCCATGCGTACGCTGTTGCCCTTCAGCGGGCAGCCTTACCGCCCATCGCCCGCCCTGCTGCAGCCCGATGTGCAGATGAACGAGACCGACACCCGTCACGTCGCAGGCCTGATGCGCATCAACCATACCGGCGAAGTGTGTGCCCAGGCGCTGTACCAGGGACAGGCCCTGACCGCCAAGCTGCCGCACGTGCGCGCGGCCATGGAGCATGCGGCGGAGGAAGAAATCGACCATCTGGCGTGGTGCGAGCAGCGCATCCGCCAATTGGGCAGCCACCCAAGCGTGCTGAACCCGCTGTTCTACGGTTTGTCGTTTGGTATCGGCGCCGTGGCCGGGCTGGTCAGCGATAAGGTCAGCCTCGGTTTCGTCGCCGCGACGGAACATCAGGTGTGCAAGCACTTGGACGAACACCTGGAGCAATTGCCCAGTGAAGACGACAAGTCCCGTGCGATTCTTGAACAGATGCGCATCGACGAAGAACACCACGCCGAAAGCGCGCTGGACGCCGGCGGCTTTCGTTTCCCGGCACCGGTACGCTTGGGCATGAGCCTGCTGGCCAAGGTCATGACCAAAAGTACGTACCGCATCTGA